The Hippoglossus hippoglossus isolate fHipHip1 chromosome 21, fHipHip1.pri, whole genome shotgun sequence genome contains a region encoding:
- the LOC117755114 gene encoding protocadherin-17-like — translation MRLSVPIFFLLWVKALTLKNLNYSVPEEQGPGTVIGNIAKDAGYGTMERGKKSNFRVLENSAPHLVDVDPESGLIFTKQRIDRETLCRRNPKCQLSMEVFANDKEICMIKIDIQDINDNSPGFPSDHVNIDISENAAAGTRFPLTIAHDSDSGENGIKTYQVTRDDYNTFSLDLKVRGDGTIYPELVVQRPLDREDQSHHTLLLTAIDGGEYPRSGSMQINVRVTDSNDNSPVFEKSSYIIEIPENSPPGKVLIDLNATDQDEGSNGQVVYSFTGYASERIQDLFSIDPNTGVIKVQGEIDYEENPIIEFDVQAKDLGPNPIPGHCKITVKVLDKNDNSPIISFVSVRQGAISEAAPSESVIALVRVTDKDSGRNGQLQCRVLGNVPFRLQENNDNFYTLLTDRPLDREMKDEYNVTIVARDNGIPSLNYTKSFTVKILDENDNPPRFTKTIYVLQVPENNIPGEYLGSVLAHDPDVGRNGTVSYSILPSHIGDVSVYTYVSVNPTNGAIYASRSFNYEQTKSFEFKVQAKDGGSPHMESTSIVRVNILDVNDNLPVIILPLLQNDTAEIPVPRNVGIGYIVTTVKAVDHDHGESGHLTYEITEGNDDHLFEMDPVGGEVRTAHALWEEVAPVVELVVKVTDHGKPPLSAVAKLIIKANTETAPGGGASTSGEQQHWDVSLPLIVTLCIISVMLLAVMTAIAVKSKHQDKETGNYNCRMAEYSNPPVGKGKKKRINKSDIMLVQSEMEERDSASRMNVVSSPSLITSPICFDYQSPLPLTLPRSEVMYLKTTPNSLTVPRAGCHSSFAGLSTDTPANRMSVIQTENFTSESNYAGSRQPFVQSSTFKDAERASLRDSGHGDSDQADSDQDTNKGSHCDTSAREALKMKATAVNGQPFEQEQDKSVHCTDECRALGHSDRCWMPKLRVGSQADSADNRTNLFIPVGMDAMVETEIYGTISCSSRKTLSTFGKEQRDSTILVANVKPYLKSQRALSPPLQESPSVSSSPSKSSMPLDLANQGSKEEREGGSNSSAYGPPDGQCSPLHTELEEPSYLTCELRPKSLSSSLIHSSVISQECGGSDYALDPRDTGN, via the exons ATGCGTCTCTCTGTACCCATTTTCTTTCTACTGTGGGTTAAAGCCCTGACATTGAAAAATCTCAATTATTCCGTCCCCGAGGAGCAGGGACCCGGCACTGTTATAGGCAATATAGCAAAAGACGCCGGGTATGGGACTATGGAGCGGGGGAAGAAGTCCAACTTCAGAGTTCTGGAGAATTCTGCACCACACCTGGTGGACGTTGACCCGGAGAGTGGACTTATCTTCACCAAACAAAGGATTGACAGGGAGACGTTGTGCAGACGAAACCCCAAGTGCCAGCTCTCAATGGAGGTGTTTGCCAATGACAAGGAAATATGCATGATCAAGATTGATATACAGGACATAAATGACAACTCGCCCGGTTTTCCTTCAGATCACGTTAACATTGACATCTCGGAAAACGCAGCTGCTGGCACACGCTTCCCCCTGACTATTGCACATGACTCGGATTCTGGGGAAAATGGGATAAAGACCTACCAGGTCACCAGAGATGATTACAATACCTTCTCTTTGGATTTAAAAGTGAGGGGTGATGGGACTATATATCCAGAGCTGGTGGTTCAGAGACCTCTGGATAGGGAGGATCAGAGTCAtcacaccctcctcctcacagcAATTGACGGTGGGGAGTATCCAAGATCAGGCTCCATGCAGATCAACGTCAGAGTGACTGATTCCAATGACAATAGCCCCGTTTTTGAAAAATCCTCGTACATAATAGAGATTCCAGAGAATTCACCGCCTGGAAAAGTACTTATAGATTTGAATGCCACTGATCAAGATGAGGGCAGCAACGGCCAGGTGGTCTATTCCTTCACTGGATACGCATCCGAGAGAATCCAAGATTTGTTCTCCATTGACCCCAATACCGGTGTCATCAAGGTGCAGGGAGAAATTGACTATGAAGAGAATCCAATCATAGAGTTCGACGTGCAGGCTAAAGATTTGGGGCCCAACCCGATACCCGGCCACTGTAAAATTACAGTCAAAGTGCTGGATAAAAATGACAACTCGCCAATTATAAGTTTTGTTTCCGTCCGACAAGGTGCCATCAGCGAGGCGGCACCTTCAGAATCCGTCATAGCGCTGGTCAGGGTGACGGATAAAGATTCTGGACGAAACGGTCAGCTTCAGTGCCGAGTGCTGGGAAACGTCCCcttcaggctgcaggagaacaaCGACAATTTTTATACGCTTCTCACAGACAGACCTCTGGACAGGGAAATGAAAGATGAATACAATGTGACAATAGTGGCGAGAGATAATGGGATCCCCTCTTTGAACTACACCAAGTCATTTACTGTGAAAATCTTGGATGAGAACGACAATCCGCCACGCTTTACAAAGACTATTTATGTGCTACAGGTGCCTGAGAACAACATCCCGGGGGAGTATCTGGGCTCCGTTCTAGCCCACGACCCAGATGTTGGTCGAAATGGAACAGTGTCGTACTCCATTCTGCCATCGCATATCGGAGATGTTTCAGTGTACACCTATGTGTCTGTTAATCCCACTAATGGAGCCATATATGCCTCGCGCTCTTTCAATTATGAGCAAACAAAATCCTTTGAGTTCAAAGTTCAGGCGAAAGACGGAGGATCTCCCCACATGGAGAGCACTTCTATAGTCAGGGTCAACATCCTTGACGTTAACGACAATCTCCCAGTTATTATTTTACCCCTCCTGCAGAATGATACAGCGGAAATCCCAGTGCCTAGAAATGTAGGTATTGGCTACATTGTTACTACTGTGAAAGCGGTGGACCACGACCACGGAGAAAGTGGCCATTTAACCTACGAGATCACAGAGGGAAACGACGACCACCTGTTTGAAATGGATCCAGTGGGAGGAGAGGTCAGAACTGCCCATgctctgtgggaggaagtcgcCCCAGTGGTTGAGCTGGTGGTGAAGGTAACTGACCATGGCAAGCCCCCCTTATCTGCCGTCGCTAAGCTGATCATTAAGGCGAACACAGAAACGGCACCAGGAGGGGGTGCCAGCACGAGCGGGGAACAGCAGCACTGGGATGTATCCCTGCCCCTCATAGTTACCCTCTGCATTATCTCTGTCATGCTCTTAGCAGTCATGACCGCCATCGCTGTCAAGTCCAAGCATCAAGATAAGGAGACTGGGAATTATAACTGCCGCATGGCTGAGTACTCCAATCCTCCAGTGGGGAAgggcaaaaagaaaaggatcaaCAAGAGTGACATCATGCTGGTGCAGagtgagatggaggagagagattCCGCGAGCCGGATGAACGTGGTGAGCAGCCCCTCTCTCATCACTTCACCCATATGTTTTGACTACCAGAGCCCTCTGCCACTCACGCTgcccaggtcagaggtcatgtacCTGAAAACCACCCCAAACAGCCTGACAGTCCCCAGGGCAGGTTGCCACTCCAGCTTTGCCGGGCTTAGCACAGACACTCCAGCGAATAGGATGTCAGTGATACAG ACAGAAAATTTCACCTCAGAGTCCAATTACGCTGGCAGCAGGCAACCGTTCGTTCAAAG ctcaacatTTAAGGATGCAGAACGAGCAAGCCTCCGAGACAGTGGCCATGGTGATAGTGACCAGGCTGATAGTGACCAGGATACTAATAAAGGCTCACACTGCGACACGTCTGCCAGAGAGGCCCTCAAGATGAAAGCAACAGCGGTAAATGGCCAGCCTTTTGAGCAGG AGCAAGACAAATCAGTCCACTGCACCGATGAATGTCGTGCACTGGGACATTCTGACAGATGCTGGATGCCAAAGTTACGGGTAGGAAGCCAAGCAGACAGCGCCGATAATCGCACCAACCTTTTCATCCCTGTGGGAATGGATGCCATGGTAGAGACAGAGATTTATGGCACcatcagttgcagcagcagaaaaacccTCAGCACGTTTGGGAAGGAGCAGCGGGACAGTACAATCCTCGTGGCCAATGTCAAACCTTACTTAAAATCGCAGCGTGCACTAAGCCCACCGCTACAGGAGAGTCCATCTGTGTCCAGCAGTCCCAGCAAGAGCAGCATGCCCCTGGACTTGGCCAACCAAGGGTccaaagaggagagggaggggggttCAAACAGCAGTGCCTACGGCCCTCCAGATGGCCAGTGCTCCCCACTGCACACTGAATTGGAGGAGCCGTCCTACCTGACCTGCGAGCTCAGGCCCAAGTCCCTGTCCAGCAGTCTCATTCACAGCTCCGTCATCAGCCAGGAGTGCGGGGGGTCAGATTACGCTCTCGACCCGCGGGACACTGGCAACTGA